One Candidatus Cardinium hertigii DNA window includes the following coding sequences:
- the rpoN gene encoding RNA polymerase factor sigma-54, whose translation MQKLQLEQKLAHKLSGQQIQFIKLLQLPTTALDNYITKEIAVNPLLEDTQEVNQEVVDREEDEILMQEYTYGCPIGSYPKTEARAARDTWTPAILSFQEKLKAQLQLLHLSEVGYTIGEYLIGSLDEGGFLPYDLEIIVQDLYVMYYLEISLEEVEQVLRAIQSLDPPGIAARNLQECLLLQLQAQNQLDPVVQLAYQVVSNCFQAFTKKHYAVIVKKLGITNKQLLKEAFAHITRLNPRPANVQHTAPYTNEYLSPDFIVIEKEGKLVVDLLYYSTYKPCLNQKYLTMLQCYEQKAKQDVATQEMVVFLKKKLEDAKWFMEALSQRSQTLLKTMEAIVALQTAFFLEGEEVDKLRPMILQHVADKVAMDASTISRIVNQKSVQGKFGIYPLKFFFSEGLRKVTGEDVSNKAIKKRILELIDSENKSNPYPDGHIEALLIAEGYSVARRTVAKYREQLHLPVARLRKALV comes from the coding sequence ATGCAAAAACTACAATTAGAACAAAAGCTAGCGCATAAGCTATCTGGACAACAAATCCAATTTATTAAATTGCTGCAGTTACCTACTACGGCATTGGATAATTATATCACGAAGGAGATAGCCGTTAATCCTTTATTAGAGGATACCCAGGAAGTGAACCAAGAAGTAGTTGATAGAGAAGAGGATGAGATCCTGATGCAAGAATATACGTATGGTTGCCCAATAGGTTCCTATCCCAAAACAGAAGCCAGGGCAGCGCGGGATACCTGGACGCCAGCTATCCTTTCGTTTCAGGAAAAGTTAAAAGCACAACTGCAGCTGCTTCATTTAAGTGAAGTAGGGTATACCATAGGGGAATATTTAATCGGAAGTTTAGATGAAGGGGGGTTTCTTCCTTATGATTTGGAAATTATTGTGCAAGATTTATATGTAATGTATTATCTAGAAATTTCTTTAGAGGAGGTAGAACAGGTATTGCGGGCTATCCAAAGCTTAGATCCACCTGGTATTGCAGCTAGAAACTTACAAGAATGTTTATTACTGCAATTGCAGGCACAGAATCAACTGGATCCAGTTGTACAATTGGCCTATCAAGTAGTTAGCAATTGTTTCCAAGCATTTACTAAAAAGCATTATGCGGTCATTGTAAAAAAGTTAGGCATTACCAATAAGCAGCTATTAAAAGAGGCCTTTGCCCATATTACTCGGTTGAATCCAAGGCCAGCAAACGTACAACATACCGCACCCTATACTAATGAGTATCTATCTCCTGATTTCATAGTAATAGAAAAGGAAGGAAAGCTTGTAGTTGATCTGCTGTATTATTCCACTTACAAGCCCTGCTTGAACCAAAAGTATCTTACCATGTTGCAGTGCTATGAACAGAAAGCCAAGCAGGATGTAGCCACTCAGGAAATGGTAGTTTTCTTAAAAAAAAAGTTAGAAGATGCCAAATGGTTTATGGAAGCGCTTAGCCAGCGCAGCCAGACACTTTTAAAGACGATGGAAGCGATTGTTGCGTTACAAACGGCCTTTTTCTTAGAAGGGGAGGAGGTAGATAAATTGCGCCCTATGATTTTGCAGCATGTGGCCGATAAAGTTGCTATGGATGCTTCTACCATTTCCAGAATCGTTAATCAAAAATCGGTTCAAGGAAAATTTGGCATTTATCCCCTTAAGTTTTTCTTTTCAGAAGGCCTTCGTAAGGTTACGGGAGAAGATGTTAGTAATAAGGCAATTAAAAAAAGAATTTTAGAGTTAATTGATAGCGAGAATAAAAGTAATCCTTATCCAGATGGGCATATTGAGGCATTATTAATAGCAGAAGGCTATTCTGTAGCGCGTCGTACAGTAGCAAAATATAGGGAGCAGCTGCATTTACCTGTAGCTAGGTTACGTAAGGCATTGGTTTAA
- the lpdA gene encoding dihydrolipoyl dehydrogenase, with protein MTPVDAQYDLIVIGSGPAGYVAAIRAAQLGMQVAVIEQEAVGGICLNWGCIPMKALVKSAQVFDYLQHAADFGIQVTAAQPDLCAMVQRSRAIAATMAKGIDYLFKKHNIVLLKGHGKVASPHTVTLTLSAGVTRHYCAQHIILATGGRNRLLPGFPTDGTKVMGYREALALSTQPATMLIIGGGAIGCEFAYFYHTIGTKVTLVERQPYLLSLEDEAISKQVYQSFTKSGMQVYTAATVTAVDVKGANPTVTIHTAAGEISLACDTILSAVGIMANVENIGLEENGILIEQGKIVVDAYYRTSCERVYAIGDVIKGPALAHVASAEAIICVEKIAGLDPEPLDYHNIPTCTYITPEVASVGYTEKAAQEAGYSVKVGVFPFSASGKAHTAGASEGFVKVIFDAQYGEWLGAHMVGTNVAEMISEVVVARKLETTAHEIQNSVHPHPTMSEAIMEAVAAAYGGAIHI; from the coding sequence ATGACTCCCGTAGACGCACAATATGACCTTATCGTAATTGGAAGTGGACCAGCTGGTTATGTAGCTGCCATTAGGGCGGCGCAATTAGGCATGCAGGTAGCTGTTATAGAGCAAGAGGCCGTGGGCGGTATTTGCCTCAACTGGGGGTGTATTCCCATGAAGGCATTGGTAAAAAGTGCACAGGTATTTGACTATCTGCAGCATGCAGCAGATTTTGGTATTCAAGTAACAGCTGCCCAACCAGATTTATGCGCCATGGTTCAACGGAGCAGAGCCATTGCAGCTACTATGGCTAAAGGCATTGATTATCTTTTTAAGAAACATAACATTGTACTGCTAAAGGGGCATGGCAAAGTAGCCTCTCCCCATACAGTTACCCTTACTCTTTCAGCGGGCGTTACAAGGCATTATTGTGCACAGCATATTATACTAGCAACGGGAGGTAGAAACCGCTTACTGCCTGGTTTCCCTACGGATGGGACTAAGGTTATGGGCTATAGGGAAGCACTTGCACTCTCTACACAACCGGCCACTATGCTCATCATAGGAGGGGGCGCTATTGGATGTGAATTTGCCTATTTTTACCATACGATAGGCACAAAGGTCACATTGGTAGAACGGCAACCCTATTTGTTGTCTTTAGAAGATGAGGCTATTTCCAAGCAGGTATACCAATCTTTTACTAAATCGGGCATGCAGGTTTATACAGCTGCAACGGTCACTGCAGTGGACGTAAAGGGAGCGAACCCTACTGTAACGATCCATACGGCAGCAGGAGAGATCTCCCTCGCATGTGATACTATTCTTTCTGCTGTTGGCATAATGGCTAATGTAGAAAACATAGGGCTAGAGGAAAATGGAATTCTTATAGAACAGGGTAAAATTGTAGTGGATGCTTATTATAGGACCAGTTGTGAGCGGGTGTATGCTATTGGAGATGTAATTAAGGGGCCTGCACTAGCGCATGTAGCTTCTGCAGAAGCCATTATTTGTGTGGAAAAAATAGCAGGTCTTGATCCAGAACCATTGGATTACCATAATATACCTACTTGTACCTATATAACACCAGAGGTGGCTTCTGTAGGGTATACAGAAAAAGCTGCGCAAGAAGCTGGTTATAGTGTTAAAGTAGGCGTTTTTCCTTTTTCTGCTTCTGGAAAGGCGCATACAGCGGGTGCTTCAGAGGGGTTTGTAAAGGTAATTTTTGATGCGCAATATGGGGAATGGCTCGGTGCACATATGGTAGGTACTAATGTTGCAGAAATGATTTCAGAAGTCGTGGTGGCACGTAAGCTAGAAACTACAGCGCATGAAATACAGAACAGTGTACACCCGCATCCAACTATGTCTGAAGCCATTATGGAAGCCGTTGCAGCAGCTTATGGAGGAGCGATTCATATTTAA
- the truA gene encoding tRNA pseudouridine(38-40) synthase TruA — translation MRYFLYIAYLGKSYSGWQTQQNACSVQEVIEQVLSRLLATKTRIHGSSRTDKGVHAQQQVAHFDAIKPIDDVENLIYRLNRMLPIDISITAIRPVQDDAHARFDACYRIYEYAIVYHKNPFYAATTVWFYRLPPLPLLNQIAALFCVQTDFEFFSKVSPQVMTSVCTIKEAIWIDLGNSIIFRIKADRFLRGMVRIIVATILKVGYGTMSVETLSNWIRTKPAQRPLLTLVPSHGLTLTEIGYPERLFVEK, via the coding sequence ATGCGTTATTTCCTATACATAGCCTACCTAGGTAAGTCCTACAGTGGTTGGCAAACCCAACAGAACGCCTGTTCCGTGCAAGAAGTAATAGAGCAAGTATTGAGCAGGCTACTAGCTACAAAGACACGCATTCATGGCAGTAGTAGAACGGATAAGGGGGTACATGCCCAGCAGCAAGTAGCCCATTTTGATGCCATTAAACCAATAGATGATGTGGAAAACCTAATCTATAGGTTAAACCGCATGTTGCCCATTGATATCAGTATTACAGCTATTCGCCCCGTACAGGATGATGCGCATGCCCGCTTTGATGCCTGCTACCGCATATATGAATATGCCATTGTTTATCATAAAAATCCATTTTATGCTGCTACAACTGTTTGGTTCTATCGGTTACCACCACTCCCCTTATTGAATCAAATAGCTGCCCTCTTTTGTGTACAAACAGATTTTGAATTTTTTAGTAAAGTTTCTCCTCAAGTTATGACTTCTGTATGTACCATAAAAGAAGCTATTTGGATTGATCTAGGTAATTCTATTATATTTCGTATAAAAGCAGATCGTTTTTTACGTGGTATGGTACGGATTATCGTAGCTACCATATTGAAGGTAGGCTATGGTACGATGAGCGTAGAGACCTTGTCAAACTGGATACGAACCAAGCCTGCGCAACGCCCCTTACTTACGCTCGTCCCATCTCATGGTTTGACTTTAACAGAAATAGGTTATCCAGAAAGGTTGTTTGTAGAAAAGTGA
- a CDS encoding potassium/proton antiporter, producing the protein MQLTPEKLLIASSFLLFISIITTKLSTRLGIPSLVIFLLVGMAAGHKQLGNIDFHNPVAAQLLGAITLSLILFTGGIETEYKHIRPIVWSGIALATVGILITTGSVGLFIWGITKLWKNNIQFTLLEGMLMGAIVASTDAAAVFAIIRSKNIRLKNNLSPLLELESGSNDTMAWFLMFLFKTLLITQQSIRPMDAILMFVREMVVGGIAGLLVGKLMLLLLDNLRLTNRSLYPGLILAVVIFTYSITHSLHGNAFLAVYLVGLLLGKQNFPYKKNIIQFCEGISWLMQIIMFIMLGLLVYPHKLLPIAGIGLLLSIFLMFIARPLSVFISLCFSRKMGFNHKVFISWVGLRGAVPIVFATYPLLDNIHQADVMYHIVFFVVLTSILFQGTTLSPLAKWLRLEEEAVEQQFPSIKLPEEIESELVELIVPSHSPAIGKKLVQLNLPADSLILLIRRNDTYVIPRGDIVLTAFDLLMLIAENKETIDTVKQILAIVD; encoded by the coding sequence ATGCAGCTAACACCAGAAAAATTACTTATTGCCAGCTCATTTCTACTTTTTATAAGTATTATAACAACCAAATTATCTACCAGGCTAGGGATTCCCTCCTTAGTTATTTTTTTATTGGTGGGCATGGCTGCTGGTCATAAACAATTGGGTAATATCGACTTCCACAACCCTGTAGCTGCTCAGCTATTGGGTGCTATTACGTTAAGCCTTATTCTTTTTACAGGAGGCATAGAAACAGAATACAAGCATATACGTCCTATTGTATGGAGTGGTATAGCATTGGCAACCGTTGGTATTCTCATTACTACTGGGAGTGTTGGTTTATTTATTTGGGGTATAACCAAGCTATGGAAAAACAATATTCAGTTTACCCTTTTAGAGGGGATGCTTATGGGGGCTATTGTCGCCTCTACAGACGCGGCTGCTGTTTTTGCGATCATTCGGTCTAAAAATATACGCTTAAAAAATAACTTAAGCCCATTACTGGAATTAGAATCGGGCAGCAATGATACCATGGCTTGGTTTTTGATGTTTTTGTTTAAAACATTATTGATAACCCAGCAATCCATTCGTCCCATGGATGCTATTCTTATGTTTGTACGCGAAATGGTCGTAGGTGGTATAGCAGGCTTATTGGTAGGTAAGCTTATGCTTTTGCTGCTTGACAATCTACGGCTTACAAACCGCTCCCTCTATCCAGGATTGATTTTAGCGGTAGTTATTTTTACCTATTCCATTACCCATTCCCTGCATGGCAATGCTTTCTTGGCAGTTTACCTGGTAGGATTGCTATTAGGCAAGCAAAATTTCCCCTATAAGAAAAACATCATACAATTTTGCGAAGGTATTTCTTGGTTGATGCAAATTATTATGTTTATAATGCTTGGCTTATTGGTTTATCCACATAAACTGCTCCCTATTGCAGGCATAGGCCTATTGCTTTCCATTTTTTTAATGTTTATAGCCCGTCCATTGAGCGTTTTTATTTCGCTATGTTTTTCTAGAAAAATGGGCTTCAATCATAAGGTTTTTATATCTTGGGTAGGGCTTAGGGGGGCAGTTCCCATTGTTTTTGCTACGTATCCGCTGCTAGATAATATCCACCAAGCAGATGTGATGTACCATATTGTTTTTTTTGTGGTACTCACTTCTATTTTATTTCAGGGTACTACGCTTTCTCCATTAGCTAAATGGCTGCGGTTAGAGGAAGAGGCAGTGGAGCAACAGTTCCCTAGTATTAAGCTCCCAGAAGAAATAGAAAGTGAATTAGTAGAATTGATTGTGCCTAGCCATTCACCCGCTATCGGTAAAAAACTGGTACAGTTGAATTTACCAGCAGATTCGTTGATTTTGCTAATAAGAAGAAACGATACCTATGTAATACCTAGAGGAGATATCGTTCTTACAGCATTTGATTTACTCATGCTTATAGCAGAAAATAAAGAAACAATCGATACCGTAAAACAGATTTTAGCTATTGTAGATTAA
- a CDS encoding Rpn family recombination-promoting nuclease/putative transposase produces the protein MVKRLKHDGLAKLILSDPIAAQEFLTHYLPESCKSLLDLTTIKVEKESFVEEDLKQKFSDLVFSIRMKNNEQAFIYTLIEAEVSPKYWTAYKLWKYTFLLLERHKTKKTSKLPLIIPIVVYHGNRPFNAPRNLWDLFSHPALAQSFMGGDYQLVDLYAMSDDEIKQKAHLGMLEYFMKYIYSRDIIKLWEEFLETFKSCILLDKEKGYIYMRNFLWYSDSKLPEDKQSVLEKVITKYLPREDKEDIMRTIAQKYRDEGIQIGQEKGIQIGQEKGIQIGQEKGIQIGQEKGKIEIAKAMFLKGYPMEDIVLLTGLPFSHIQGLIKEKGS, from the coding sequence ATGGTAAAAAGATTAAAACATGATGGACTAGCCAAACTAATCCTTTCAGATCCAATAGCTGCTCAGGAATTTCTAACCCATTATTTACCAGAATCTTGTAAATCGTTATTGGATTTAACCACGATTAAGGTTGAAAAAGAATCCTTTGTAGAGGAAGATTTAAAGCAAAAGTTCAGTGATTTGGTTTTCTCGATCAGAATGAAAAACAATGAACAAGCATTCATTTACACATTGATAGAAGCTGAGGTTAGTCCTAAGTATTGGACGGCATACAAATTATGGAAATATACATTTTTGCTACTCGAAAGACATAAAACGAAAAAGACATCAAAATTACCCCTCATAATTCCCATAGTCGTATATCATGGGAATAGACCCTTTAATGCCCCAAGAAATTTATGGGACTTATTTAGTCACCCCGCTCTTGCTCAATCGTTTATGGGAGGAGATTATCAACTGGTAGACTTGTATGCTATGTCCGATGACGAGATTAAGCAAAAGGCACATTTAGGCATGCTCGAATACTTTATGAAGTATATATATTCTCGTGATATAATTAAGTTATGGGAAGAATTTTTAGAAACCTTTAAATCTTGTATTCTTCTTGACAAGGAAAAAGGTTATATTTATATGAGAAATTTCTTATGGTATAGCGACAGCAAACTACCTGAAGATAAACAGTCTGTTCTAGAAAAGGTTATCACAAAATATCTACCTAGAGAGGATAAAGAAGATATTATGAGAACTATAGCACAAAAATATAGGGACGAAGGGATCCAAATAGGGCAAGAAAAAGGGATCCAAATAGGGCAAGAAAAAGGGATCCAAATAGGGCAAGAAAAAGGGATCCAAATAGGGCAAGAAAAAGGAAAGATAGAAATAGCTAAGGCTATGTTTCTCAAAGGCTACCCTATGGAAGATATCGTGCTTCTTACTGGCTTGCCTTTTTCTCATATCCAAGGTCTTATAAAGGAAAAAGGTTCCTAA
- a CDS encoding ankyrin repeat domain-containing protein produces MKVIHNIHNTKCDMIWFLLFSVMLVGCSRAGGRLGMMSGTSNQDQKGIVSKEEQFIKKEKEIEKSQKKKEYGNEFFPNDTIKTMQTSKGSICDIDYYYDLFDKYSQEKDEIAIDVLRRHASSPLNPMAMLSYIIKEGSSEMYNSLPTLFIAIYKGRTTICKFLLDKGADINQYASVGSVYGAITPLHLAVIEKRKEVLNLLLQDNKLNINAINSRNSVSGDSRSWTALYLAVYDDNKDIVSLLLQHAKINPNIQSGFGHTPLHIAASKNSLEIIKLLLQHDKNKSFPINPNIQNWIRETPLHIACNLNWIEIIKLLLKHGQDKAHSIDIYIQNRDGRKALEVDGNRCIADLFFGLNLP; encoded by the coding sequence ATGAAAGTAATCCATAACATCCATAATACGAAATGTGATATGATCTGGTTTTTATTGTTTTCTGTTATGCTAGTGGGATGTAGCCGAGCAGGGGGTCGGTTAGGGATGATGAGTGGAACCAGTAACCAAGATCAAAAGGGCATAGTTTCAAAAGAAGAACAATTTATAAAGAAAGAAAAAGAAATAGAGAAAAGTCAGAAAAAAAAGGAATATGGAAATGAATTTTTTCCTAATGATACAATTAAAACAATGCAAACATCTAAAGGGTCGATATGCGATATAGATTATTACTATGATTTATTTGATAAGTACAGTCAGGAGAAAGACGAAATAGCAATCGATGTATTACGTAGGCATGCAAGTAGTCCATTAAATCCAATGGCTATGCTTTCCTATATTATTAAAGAAGGTTCAAGTGAAATGTATAATTCCCTCCCTACTTTGTTTATAGCTATATATAAAGGGCGTACGACAATTTGTAAATTTTTGTTAGATAAAGGTGCAGATATCAATCAATATGCTAGTGTAGGTTCTGTTTATGGTGCTATTACTCCGTTACATTTGGCTGTAATTGAAAAACGCAAGGAAGTGCTTAACTTACTGCTTCAGGATAATAAGCTGAATATAAATGCTATAAATTCTAGAAATAGTGTTAGCGGGGATAGCAGGAGTTGGACAGCATTATATTTAGCTGTATATGATGATAATAAAGATATTGTTAGCTTGTTGCTTCAACATGCTAAAATAAATCCAAATATCCAATCTGGATTTGGTCACACACCGTTACACATTGCTGCATCTAAGAACAGTTTAGAAATTATCAAGTTATTGCTTCAGCATGATAAAAATAAATCGTTTCCTATAAATCCCAATATTCAAAATTGGATTCGTGAGACCCCGTTGCATATAGCTTGTAACTTGAACTGGATAGAGATAATAAAGTTATTGCTTAAGCATGGTCAAGATAAGGCACATTCAATAGATATATATATCCAAAATAGAGATGGTAGGAAAGCGTTGGAAGTTGACGGAAATAGGTGCATTGCTGATCTTTTCTTCGGGTTGAACCTACCGTAG
- the mnmE gene encoding tRNA uridine-5-carboxymethylaminomethyl(34) synthesis GTPase MnmE, with product MQDPIIALATPNGVSAIAVIRLSGRGVIYAVNQVFKGKDLTQQASHTIHFGVIRQGQTVIDEVLVSIFIAPHSFTKEDSVEISCHGSPFIVAQLIELFVARGVRVADPGEFTKRAFLNGRFDLTQAEAVADLIAANSALTHQIALNQMRGGFSSQLQELRKALIHMAALLELELDFSEEDIALVDRIHLKTLTTELLATLQQLIESFKLGNVIKNGIAVTILGAPNVGKSTLLNALLQEERAIVSPIAGTTRDTIEGHLNLDGLLFRFVDTAGLREKASDDIEAIGIERAKQQASKALVVLYLVDLSCMTVVQAEQAIATLNLAKASLIKIGNKMDIASSAALTAFKAKNYLLTAAQTNEGIDKLKSKILNLFNQAQIQTAETVVVNARHYERLQKSKTALEAIRTGLEEHLPNELLASAIQIALHSLGEITGTITTEEILGEIFSKFCIGK from the coding sequence ATGCAAGATCCCATTATTGCGCTTGCTACACCGAACGGCGTAAGTGCCATCGCCGTAATAAGACTTTCTGGACGTGGTGTTATTTATGCTGTAAATCAAGTATTTAAAGGAAAAGATCTAACGCAACAAGCTTCACATACCATTCATTTTGGGGTTATACGACAAGGTCAAACTGTAATTGATGAGGTATTGGTTTCCATTTTTATAGCCCCACATTCTTTTACCAAAGAAGATTCCGTTGAGATCTCTTGCCATGGTTCGCCCTTTATTGTAGCACAATTGATAGAACTGTTTGTAGCGCGCGGTGTTCGTGTAGCAGATCCGGGAGAATTTACCAAGCGTGCTTTTCTAAATGGCCGATTTGATTTGACCCAAGCAGAAGCCGTAGCGGATCTCATTGCTGCTAATTCTGCCCTAACCCATCAAATCGCACTAAACCAAATGCGGGGTGGTTTTTCTTCCCAATTACAGGAATTGCGCAAAGCATTGATACATATGGCAGCATTGTTGGAATTAGAATTAGACTTCTCAGAGGAAGATATTGCGTTGGTAGATAGGATCCACTTAAAAACGTTAACGACAGAACTGTTGGCAACGCTACAGCAACTGATAGAAAGTTTTAAATTAGGCAATGTAATTAAAAATGGGATAGCTGTAACCATCCTAGGGGCCCCTAATGTAGGGAAATCCACCCTATTGAATGCTTTGTTACAAGAAGAACGCGCTATTGTTTCACCTATAGCGGGTACTACACGAGATACCATTGAGGGTCATTTGAATTTAGATGGTTTGCTCTTTCGGTTTGTAGACACGGCTGGCCTAAGGGAAAAAGCATCCGACGATATAGAAGCCATAGGCATAGAACGTGCTAAGCAGCAAGCAAGCAAAGCATTGGTAGTACTTTACTTAGTAGATCTCTCTTGTATGACCGTTGTACAGGCGGAGCAAGCAATCGCTACCTTAAACTTAGCAAAAGCTTCGTTGATTAAAATTGGCAATAAGATGGATATTGCCTCCTCTGCTGCCCTAACAGCTTTTAAAGCCAAAAATTATCTACTTACAGCTGCGCAAACCAATGAAGGGATAGATAAACTTAAAAGCAAAATTTTAAATCTATTCAACCAAGCGCAAATACAAACAGCGGAAACGGTTGTTGTTAATGCACGGCACTATGAACGACTGCAAAAAAGTAAAACAGCATTGGAAGCAATACGGACAGGGTTGGAGGAGCATTTACCCAATGAATTATTGGCATCAGCTATCCAGATTGCCCTACATTCCCTAGGTGAAATCACAGGCACTATTACTACAGAAGAGATCCTGGGGGAAATCTTTTCTAAATTTTGTATTGGGAAATAA
- a CDS encoding ankyrin repeat domain-containing protein, with the protein MKSAKAILAKPLLLGCLSLMLTGCNKKEATINIMPKQGPSDMTALGSAIEQTNKLLLDLNTELATKYYKEPTHESLMMQFNQILRIPDYAHIITDGFNGQDPDGMTALGKAAKAGDRKLVHWLLKCGAKADTVDRAGYGAIDYAIRNLNKDIIKLLLNSNHTLKIRLNPSDKMIALRNAIKENSLGIVRYLVTNRAPIHITSQFLRRPLLLAAEQGDCDIINDLYGKVIELCNPATKNSLDSAHYWLINNASGDPIKSLSRPLFLAAEYGNCAIVKYLYEQEVNHDNNLDINKTTSPYGKAALCLAVEQGYIDIVKHLYEQETYDNGFNLLVLALAIKNGHLPIVNFLVEGKKINDLNKALRYTIHDLDNMESLKPYKEIDVYSQHPTGAFNIEERIFYLGTKKGGKLINLVDKQANDSVTKYLKKRRKTI; encoded by the coding sequence ATGAAAAGTGCAAAAGCTATTTTAGCAAAACCGTTGTTGTTAGGGTGTTTAAGCTTAATGTTAACAGGATGTAATAAAAAAGAAGCCACTATAAATATTATGCCAAAACAAGGACCAAGTGACATGACAGCATTAGGCAGTGCGATTGAACAAACGAATAAATTGCTACTGGATTTAAATACAGAATTAGCAACAAAATACTACAAAGAACCTACGCATGAATCGCTTATGATGCAATTTAATCAAATACTAAGGATCCCTGACTATGCACACATAATAACGGATGGCTTTAATGGCCAAGACCCAGATGGCATGACCGCACTAGGCAAAGCTGCAAAAGCAGGCGATAGAAAATTAGTACACTGGTTACTAAAATGTGGTGCAAAGGCAGATACCGTAGATAGGGCAGGTTATGGAGCTATAGACTATGCTATACGCAACTTGAACAAAGATATAATCAAGCTATTGCTAAATAGTAATCATACGCTAAAAATAAGATTAAATCCTTCCGATAAAATGATCGCATTACGTAACGCTATCAAGGAAAATTCTTTGGGTATCGTACGCTACTTAGTAACGAATAGGGCTCCTATACATATAACCAGTCAATTTCTTAGGCGGCCTCTATTATTGGCTGCTGAACAGGGAGATTGTGACATTATAAATGATTTATATGGTAAAGTAATCGAATTATGTAACCCTGCAACGAAAAATTCTTTGGATTCGGCACATTACTGGCTAATAAATAATGCTTCTGGTGATCCAATAAAAAGTCTTTCAAGGCCTCTATTCTTGGCTGCTGAATATGGAAATTGCGCTATTGTAAAGTATTTATACGAGCAAGAAGTCAATCATGATAATAATTTAGACATAAATAAAACTACTTCTCCATATGGGAAAGCAGCTTTATGCCTGGCTGTTGAACAGGGATATATCGATATTGTAAAACACCTATACGAGCAAGAAACCTATGATAATGGTTTTAACTTATTGGTCTTAGCCTTAGCTATTAAAAATGGGCATCTGCCTATCGTTAACTTCTTAGTCGAAGGAAAGAAAATCAATGATCTAAATAAGGCTTTACGGTATACTATCCATGATTTAGATAATATGGAAAGTTTGAAGCCCTATAAGGAAATAGATGTATATTCACAACATCCAACAGGTGCCTTTAATATTGAGGAACGTATCTTCTACTTGGGCACAAAAAAGGGGGGAAAACTTATAAATTTAGTTGATAAGCAAGCCAATGATAGCGTTACTAAATATTTAAAAAAACGTCGGAAAACTATATAA
- a CDS encoding FAD-binding oxidoreductase — MIRQPFTVRLKQQKMLTPRVIELTFTRTDNLSFHFIPGQFITFLLPNEAGKLMRRSYSLANSPAEGAPWVIAVAAVDHGFATAKLFNLTLGDELLCIGPQGHLILDEGEPAAHYLLVATGTGVTPYRSMLPALAQRLEKDPLLKVTLLLGVRYTQDLLYEADFVALAKKQARFHFHVYLSREAMPLAKDYYYTGYVQNAFNTLALNPMHNLVYLCGNPYMIDESKAKLQEIGFSRQQIKQEKYFPAKAFVTAVGNDALKIEGQGRER; from the coding sequence ATGATACGCCAACCTTTTACAGTAAGGCTTAAGCAACAAAAGATGCTAACGCCACGTGTAATAGAGTTAACCTTTACACGTACGGATAATCTTTCGTTCCATTTTATACCTGGCCAGTTTATTACTTTTTTATTACCTAATGAAGCGGGTAAACTGATGCGTCGCAGCTACAGTTTAGCCAATAGCCCTGCAGAAGGGGCTCCTTGGGTAATTGCCGTAGCAGCTGTTGACCACGGGTTTGCTACTGCCAAGCTCTTTAACCTAACATTAGGGGATGAATTACTTTGTATAGGTCCACAAGGTCATCTTATCCTTGACGAAGGAGAACCCGCTGCCCATTACCTATTGGTAGCTACTGGTACAGGCGTAACCCCCTATCGTTCCATGCTGCCTGCCCTTGCCCAACGACTAGAAAAAGATCCCTTGCTAAAGGTAACGTTACTGTTAGGGGTACGCTATACCCAAGATCTTTTATATGAGGCAGATTTTGTTGCATTGGCTAAAAAGCAGGCACGTTTCCATTTTCATGTTTACCTAAGTAGAGAAGCCATGCCTTTAGCAAAGGATTACTATTATACTGGTTATGTGCAAAATGCATTTAATACGCTTGCTTTAAATCCTATGCATAATCTGGTTTACCTTTGCGGTAATCCTTATATGATTGATGAAAGCAAAGCGAAGCTACAAGAGATAGGTTTTAGTAGGCAACAAATTAAACAAGAGAAATATTTTCCTGCGAAGGCGTTTGTGACTGCTGTAGGGAATGATGCGCTTAAAATAGAAGGGCAAGGAAGGGAAAGATAA